The Brassica napus cultivar Da-Ae unplaced genomic scaffold, Da-Ae ScsIHWf_382;HRSCAF=603, whole genome shotgun sequence region TTTCAAACCAGCTCTGGTTAGAGTAtttgaataattatttgatgtcaaaaaaaaaaactaacagcTGAAAAAGTGCACAATCCAATCCTGCTatcttctctatttttttttttttgccaaaactgcTAGAACTTTTTTATTAGTTGTTTTATTCCATTTCATATCAAGGTAGCAAAATTAACAAGTATATGAGTAGACAAAAGCATCACCACCTTCAACTTTCACAGTCTCTTCAAGTTCTGTAGCATCATAGCTCGAGTCTTACCATCCGGCTCCAACCTCATCTCTCTCATTTCCACATACAGCTCCTTCGCAAACTTAAACTCACGTATTAAACACATCCCATGTATAACCGCATTGTAAAGCGACACATCAGGCTCCACTCTCTGTTcaagtaaacaaaacaaacattaaCATTAAAATCTTTCCACACACACAGAATCTAACACTAGACTCATCATGCATACCTCTAGGAGATATGTTCTTGTGAATCATCTCGTCGTATGCATCGAGAGCCAGCTCGCTTCTCCCGCACCGGACAAAGATGCTAACGAGAAGAGAATATGTAACCTCCGTTCCTATTAGACCATCAGTAATCATAACTCTCCAGACTCTCTCAGCTTCGTACACGTTGTTCACCCGTCCCTCTCCTCTAGATAATGTATCCTACTCTTCCTAACCCCTTCAGGCTTCTCTAGTTCTACCCCATCTAGAAAACTCATCTcgttctctctttctttcaatCCACATTCCAAAGCCATAGTTTCAACTCTGTCTGGTTCACTACTCACTTTACTGAAACACATTCTCGTTGTTCCTAAAGATAAAGACTCAATCTTTACACTAACGTAAACTAGGCGTCTTCGTTTTAGCTTCATGGTCAATGCAAAGTCTAAAGAGTGACTCAAAGACCAATGACAACTGCTCTTCTTAACGGAATGACATCCACAATACAGTTGATTCGATGTAGAAGTGGTGGAGAGAGGACTTAACAAGACATCTCCCCCATGACTTTAACCTGGTCGGGAGACACAGTGAACAAGAGCAATCTACAACACATGAGCAGAGAGAACAAGCTCTTTTAGCATAACTCAGACGAAGAATAACGAACAAAAGCTGAGAAATTGATTCCCAATTCAGCATAAAGTTGAGAACTTTGGCGTAAAGGATTCACTAAACCTTAAGTGGAGCTTGTTCTGAGGCTGTGGAATGTGCAGGCAACGAGGGAGGGGAGATACAGAACAGAAAGGTTCATGCTTTGTGAATAGACAAAACGACGTCGTGAGAACCCCCCTCAAAACGATGACGTTTTAGAGTATGGAATCACCCAAAAgcagaacaaagagagaaaagggGAGATTTTGAACATTGGGTAGAATCAGAGACGTCGGTTTCTCTAAATCAACAATGGGTAAAGTTTCAGACTTTATCATCATCTCGCAGTTGTTTCTTTAGTTTTCATGATCGTTGTGATTGCAGATGAGGAAAGAGAAGGAGAGgtagagaagaaggaagaaggagaagtgAAGGAAGGAGTAGCTTCAATAGCTTTATTGCCATGTGGTTCCATCTCTGGCCATTTCATTCACATGCCTCTCTCCATCTGCTATGGCCTCCATGGCACTGGTAACATCTGTTTGGTCCTCCTAAAGTTTATTAGACTAAAGACTTAATTTTGCACTAGTTACAGCTTTTTGATACTAGGACAGTGGTTGAACAAGGTATACAACTTTGTATGTCTATTAGTTTAGGAACATAGACAAGGATATGATTTAGTATTgaactatcttttttttttgtctttacaAAGAATTGGCTTGTGAGACTGAGTGCAGCCGTGGTGAGGATTATCGGTTGATGAAGCTCACCATCATAGACTACAATGTATGTATGAGTTTTATCACTTCAGTTCCTAACAAACTTTACTCTTCACTTCAAAACCCACTGAGTCCTGCcatttcttgaaaaaaaaaaagagaaagaaggaacaaacaGTTGTAGTAGAATGCAAAGGCCACGATGCTGCTCGAATCAATGATGTTGAGCATGCTCATGGGTAAGTCCTCCTTGTCTAGCATCTTTTATATGCCAGAACATAAGTGATTGTTTTACTACATATAGAGTGGGAAGGTCATAGCTTTTCAGAGACAACATGCCAATGAGTTGAATTATAAAACCTTTTTAGTTGGGAGGAAGATGTGATTGGGTTAGTGGAAGAAAAGCATGGGAAGAAGAAAGTATCTGTTTCGTTCGAGTGTGAGACATTGAAGGCTGATCAAGCAGCAGAGGACCATATCCGACAGTTTATGCCCAAACTAGCTGGACTTGATGCTGTTAGTACGTATAAACCCAACAATTCTTTTCTTGTGTCATCTCATTACATTATGGTTTTCTTGCTTTGCTTGATAAGCACAATCTAAATGACCGTTGTGATTCTTGCAGTTAACATTGGACCAATGAAGATCACTGGACTTGATTTTGCTGCTGTGAAAGAGGAACCATAATGCAACTTTAACTCTTTCCTTTATGTTTCATATTGTAGAACACAATCAGATTTTGTTAGTGCAATGCAATCAAGGATCTAACTTTATGAAAAATAACTTACTACATGCTCTTTCAACGCTCTTCTCAATTTCTCATCTAATGCTTTCTTCAACATGTCTTTGCTTAGGATTCAGTCTCTTCTGAATGTTTACATAGAGAGCGGTTACAGTCTATTTTCACTATTACAAAACTTATCTTTGAAAGAGGCTCCACTACTGAAGCTAGCGTTTGTAGCTGTGCCTTTTACCATTGTGTTTGTGATTCCTGCAATCACTGTCTCCCACTTAAGAATCCCTTCTTTGATCTCTTTCTGTTGTTCTGCCGTTAGCTTCATGGACTCTTCACTCTCTTCCTTCTTGCCGCCACCCATAGTCTTATCCCCCCACATACTTCATCCACTTAAAGAAGCTATGGAGTGTAAGAGACTCCCAGCTTTGGCCTTCATGTCCTTATCATAatctttcttttgtctttttttttacctatTGGGAAAACATTCTTTGGCGTATGCTCTGAGTTTGTCAAAGAATGCTTTGAACTTGTTCGTCTTGGGACATTCTTTCTCGAGGTCAGATACAAAGACCATCACTACCTTTAACTGTGTAAGGTTCTATATCGTTCACTGTCTTTGATCTTCAATCTGAGGTAGATATGGTTTGATCTTTGGGTGAGCTGAAACAACTTCCATAAGTGTCACAGATGCTAGAAGACACGTGAAGCATAACAGTAACTGAACTCTTGCCAttattctagattttttttaaatacattttttacgttttctacttttttttgtttttggttaagGTTATAATAACTGAACTAAACCGTGTAATTTTGAGGTTAGTGGGCCAGCCTCATGAAATTAATGTTGGACCAAAGTCGGCttaggtttagggtatatattTGATTCTTTTCAAAGAGGGTATAGGTCTAAGTTTCTCATTCTCTACAATTCCAATGGCTATGTTTGTTCTCTACGAATCATCCTCCGGCTACGCCCTGTTCGACGTGCATGGCCTCAATGAGATCGGTCAGAACGTTGAGGCTGTTCAAAGCTCAGTTTCCGACCTTGCTCGGTTCGGTCAGGTCGTCAAGCTAACTGCTTTTCACCCTTGGCAGACTGCACAAGATGCTCTAAACCAAGTCAACGCCGTCTCTGAAGGTAAACCATTCTCGTCTTTTTATTGCTTGTAAATCAAGAAACCAGAAACTTACATCTCTTTCGTTTTACTCTTTAGGGTTTATGAGTGAGGAGCTTAGAAGTTTTCTTGAACTAAATCTCCCTAAAGCGGAAGAAGGCAAAGAGACTAAGTTTAGCTTAGGAGTATCTGACCCAAAACTCGGTTCTTGCATATCCGAGGCTACTAAGATTCCTTGTCAGAGCAATGAGTTTGTCCAAGAGCTTCTTAGAGGTGTTCGTCAGCACTTTGATAGTTTCATCAATGACTTCAAGGTGATGATCTGATTgattatttttcattctttctGCATATGTTTCTTAGTGAAACACCATGTTCTTCTTCTATGTAGCCTGGTGGTCTTGAGAAACCTCAAGTTGGATTAGCTCTTAGCTACAGTAGAGCAAAGGTCAAGTACAATGTGAACAAAGAGGATCATATGGTTATTCAAACTATTTCCTTGCTTGACACGCTTGATAAAGATATCAACTCCTACGCTATGAGAACCaggtttgtttttgttaattgtttGCTTGCTTGTTATTCTCTATGAttagaaaattttgattaagCTAAGTAGTTTTATTATAATGATCTTGATCAGAGAATGGTACTCACCGCACTTCCCTGAGCTAGACAAGATAGTTAATGACAATTACATGTATGCTCAACTTTCAAAGATTATAGAGGACAAGTCAAAGTTGTCTGAAGAGCATGTTCCAATGCTTACTGAAGTCCTTGGTGATGAAGATAAAGCAAGAGAGCTTGTTGAGGCTGGACAAGCATCTATGGGTAATAGATCTATACAAATTTACAATGAATAAAAACATGGTATTGTttgttctgaaaaaaaaaatgtttgtgtgTCTTAAAGGTCCTGACTTATCACCACTAGATTTGTTACATGCCCAGACCTTTGCTCAGGGAGTTATAGACCTAACTGATTACAGAAAGAAGCTGTATGACTACCTTGTTGTTAAAGTGAAGGACGTTGCTCCAAACTTGGCTGCATTGATTGGTGAGACGGTTGCAGCCAGGTTGATTTCACACGCGGGAAGTCTTAGGAATCTTGCAAAGCACCCATCTTCAACTCTCCAGATTCTTGGAGCTGAGAGGGCACTTCGAAGGTGCATTTTTAAAGACCATATGTCTTATTGTTTTCTACTGTTTTActgcagtttttttttaattaactatGTTGTGAATAAAATTTACAGGGCGTTGAGAACAGGTGGAAAGACACCAAAGCACGGTCTGATATTCCACTCTTCATTCATTGGCCGAGCATCTGCTAGAAACAAGGGACGTATGGCTCGTTGTCTAGCTGCCAAGTGTTCTATTGCTGCCAGGGTTGACTATTTTGGTGGTAATGATTGTTTGAAGTGTCCTTTTGTAAGATTTTGATGTAACTTCTTTGTTGCATAGATTAATATCTCTTATTTTTGCAGATAGTAGCAGTGCAGATTTTGGTGAGAAACTTCGTGTAAAAGTTGAGGAAAGGCTAGACTCTTTACATAATGTCTATGCAATGGAAGAGGTTTTAGAAGGTATTGCTCTCTCGCCTGTTCTTGTTCTCTTTGTGAACTAAATCTTGGCGGTTTGGTTTGTtagatgtgtgtgtgtgtactTAGTTTCTCATTGGCTTGTTTCAGATGAAGAGATAGTTGATGCCTCTGGAGAGGAAatagacgaagaagaagcagctGATGATGTTGAATGATAGCATATGCtacattttcattaattttgatcaagacatacaaaaattataatatggATGTTGTTGTTGATTGCATCACGTTATTTTcaccaaaatataaaagatgatgAAGAATTTAGTTTTTCTAAATTCTAGAGGCTTACATTTCAATTggaatttaattattttctgatGTTGAAGCCCAAAGACTAATAGCAAAGTTTTTATGTTCATTATTTCACTTCAGTAAATTCATTAACACCATAAAAAAGATTCAATTAACCGAAATTCAGAAGCTGAAATCGAAAGaaaaaacctaaaatataaaatgaaacgtTAAATGGAAATTGTTGTGTAATTATGACATTCACATTAGCTCTAATTTTTCAGACAGTTCAATAGAAATATACTTCTATGGTTTACCTAATCAAGATTAGTATTacagtaaacaaaaaaaagttttttttttcaacacaaaTCTTATTCTCAAGCAAATCAATCACAGGGCAGGATCCTCAAATATCACAATACTATTATACCTTCCTACATAGATAAAGAAAGAGGATGATTCCTTAATCATTATACGTACATGGATGATGGACCAGTCTTAGGAGTAACTTGTTGAAAGAAATGTTTATGTGACAATCTCCCTGACGAGCCAGTCAAGACAAGGATAAGCGAAGTAGAGGATGAGAAACGACGGAAGAGCCAGCAAGAGAGTGACTAGAATGTACATCACCAAAATAGCTGCACAGGTCGGTATTGCGTAGAGTATAATCAGCAGGAACATGACAACCAATGGGAACTTTGCTGTCAACTGAACAAAGAAAACCAAAGACTTCCTCAGTGAAGTCTGTATGTCATCCCTCGGAACAGACTGAGTACGAAGATGACGGTGGTGGAGACACGGAGGAGGAGCCTCCCTTGTACAATCATTGTTACCATCTGTTTGATCTCTCCCTGGAGAATTGCGTCTCTCGCCATTCATCCTCTCGACCATCCAAAGCACAAAGTAGTTCTTGTGAGGGAATCTAAGAGCTCCTTTGAAGACAAGACGGAAGGAGAGTTTGTTGCACCAGGGGCATGAGATGAAGAGAGGGAGCTGAACCGGGTGCGTGGGTAGCTTCACAATAGCCCATTGAAGTCCCAAGATGCAGTTCTTGCACATCGTATGGCCGCACCATAGCACGTAGGGAACGTTTTCGACAATGTTGAATGACTCCCAGCAAATGGGACACTCCAGACCTTCATCTTTGCTGCCTACAGACGACTCATCATCATCTGAACATTCCACATGAGTATGTACTGGTCTTCTTGTTTCGTGTTTCGGTCCGGTGAGATAGCTGGAAGCTAGGTTCCACATTCTAGCATCAGGGATGGATAACATTGAATGTCTTCTTCAACAGAACAAGCCAAAACAGATTCTACTAACTCCCACCTTCATGGAACTCACATGGTACTGAAAGTGTGCATAAACAATACACAGAACTGAATCAATGTCTATCTGAGATCTGATAACGCAAAACCTAAATAGAAAGATTCGATTTTTATGCTCTAAGAAACGTTAAGTTAAGATCTCTAAAGTTTGATCCTTTCTTCATCGTTTAAGCTAAATCTAAACTCTTTTCAGATTCAAACGTTCAATAGGCGAGAACCCAATACATCCGTTAACCTTAAAAATCAAAACCCACTAATCAGCTAAGCGTAGGAATCGAACAAGATCGTCTAGGTCACACGATGATGAGACGCAAATGATAAAAGTAATTGAAAGGAAAGCAATCAATAGACAATAGACATCGATAAAGATGAAGATCGTACCGATTCTCTCCGACGAGGTTCTGCGCCGGCGAAAGTCTCGagctttctctctttctctggaATTTGCAAGTgagcttttttttgtttcgaaaCGTTGAAGAAGATGATTAAAACGACAACGTTTCTCCGTTTTCATCGAAagaatagtttattttaatgttttccaACATcagttttgatataaaatattgtgagtaatttttatatatttcattagaCCAAAAGGCAAAATGTCAAAGAACTTGGTAAGAAATCCATTTTATTAAATACTTTTGGAACATGAATATAAAGAGATTCCATCGTTATCTAAG contains the following coding sequences:
- the LOC125603717 gene encoding uncharacterized protein LOC125603717 isoform X1; amino-acid sequence: MDEEREGEVEKKEEGEVKEGVASIALLPCGSISGHFIHMPLSICYGLHGTELACETECSRGEDYRLMKLTIIDYNRKKEQTVVVECKGHDAARINDVEHAHGWEEDVIGLVEEKHGKKKVSVSFECETLKADQAAEDHIRQFMPKLAGLDAVINIGPMKITGLDFAAVKEEP
- the LOC125603717 gene encoding uncharacterized protein LOC125603717 isoform X2, which produces MDEEREGEVEKKEEGEVKEGVASIALLPCGSISGHFIHMPLSICYGLHGTELACETECSRGEDYRLMKLTIIDYNRKKEQTVVVECKGHDAARINDVEHAHGWEEDVIGLVEEKHGKKKVSVSFECETLKADQAAEDHIRQFMPKLAGLDALTLDQ
- the LOC106370140 gene encoding nucleolar protein 56, translated to MAMFVLYESSSGYALFDVHGLNEIGQNVEAVQSSVSDLARFGQVVKLTAFHPWQTAQDALNQVNAVSEGFMSEELRSFLELNLPKAEEGKETKFSLGVSDPKLGSCISEATKIPCQSNEFVQELLRGVRQHFDSFINDFKPGGLEKPQVGLALSYSRAKVKYNVNKEDHMVIQTISLLDTLDKDINSYAMRTREWYSPHFPELDKIVNDNYMYAQLSKIIEDKSKLSEEHVPMLTEVLGDEDKARELVEAGQASMGPDLSPLDLLHAQTFAQGVIDLTDYRKKLYDYLVVKVKDVAPNLAALIGETVAARLISHAGSLRNLAKHPSSTLQILGAERALRRALRTGGKTPKHGLIFHSSFIGRASARNKGRMARCLAAKCSIAARVDYFGDSSSADFGEKLRVKVEERLDSLHNVYAMEEVLEDEEIVDASGEEIDEEEAADDVE
- the LOC125603720 gene encoding uncharacterized protein LOC125603720, whose protein sequence is MLSIPDARMWNLASSYLTGPKHETRRPVHTHVECSDDDESSVGSKDEGLECPICWESFNIVENVPYVLWCGHTMCKNCILGLQWAIVKLPTHPVQLPLFISCPWCNKLSFRLVFKGALRFPHKNYFVLWMVERMNGERRNSPGRDQTDGNNDCTREAPPPCLHHRHLRTQSVPRDDIQTSLRKSLVFFVQLTAKFPLVVMFLLIILYAIPTCAAILVMYILVTLLLALPSFLILYFAYPCLDWLVREIVT